The following proteins are co-located in the Oenanthe melanoleuca isolate GR-GAL-2019-014 chromosome 4, OMel1.0, whole genome shotgun sequence genome:
- the CHRNA9 gene encoding neuronal acetylcholine receptor subunit alpha-9, with translation MLFNELFEDYSNALRPVEDTDKVLNVTLQITLSQIKDMDERNQILSAYLWIRQSWYDAYLRWDKDKYDGLDSIRIPSNLVWRPDIVLYNKVDDDSSEPVNTNVVLRYDGKITWDAPAITKSSCVVDVSYFPFDSQQCNLTFGSWTYNGNQVDIINSLDSGDLSDFIEDVEWEIHGMPAVKNVITYGCCSEPYPDVTFTLILKRKSSFYIFNLLLPCILISFLAPLGFYLPADSGEKVSLGVTVLLALTVFQLMVAEIMPPSENVPLIGKYYIATMTMITASTALTIIIMNLHHCGSEAKPVPQWAKVVILDYMSKICFVYDVGENCTSPKREKEEECRLEGDDGCQRRHKEVRSPLPTRNDDCNLNGNWNKSYGVHGENARETVNCCSCYKMLIKNIEYIANCVRDHKANRAKGIEWKKVAKVMDRFFMWIFFIMVFFMSVLIIGKAA, from the exons ATGCTGTTTAATGAGCTGTTTGAAGACTACTCCAATGCTCTAAGACCTGTGGAAGACACAGATAAAGTACTGAATGTCACCCTTCAAATCACATTGTCCCAAATTAAAGACATG GATGAAAGGAACCAAATTTTGTCAGCTTACTTATGGATTCGACAAAGCTGGTATGATGCATATCTCAGATGGGACAAAGATAAATATGATGGGTTGGATTCTATCAGGATTCCAAGCAATTTGGTTTGGAGACCAGATATTGTCCTATATAACAA gGTTGATGATGACTCTTCAGAACCAGTAAATACTAATGTAGTGCTGAGATATGATGGAAAAATCACTTGGGATGCACCTGCTATCACAAAGAGCTCTTGTGTAGTGGATGtgtcttattttccttttgacagCCAGCAGTGCAACCTTACTTTTGGGTCCTGGACCTATAATGGTAATCAGGTAGACATCATCAATTCTCTTGATAGTGGTGACCTCTCTGACTTCATAGAAGATGTGGAATGGGAGATTCATGGTATGCCAGCAGTTAAGAATGTTATCACATAcggctgctgctctgagccttaTCCAGATGTGACCTTCACGCTGATTTTGAAAAGGAAGTCCTCTTTCTACATATTTAATCTGTTGCTTCCTTGCATTTTGATCTCTTTCCTGGCCCCACTGGGATTCTATCTCCCTGCAGACTCTGGTGAGAAAGTGTCTCTGGGTGTTACAGTTCTTCTTGCTCTGACTGTGTTCCAGCTGATGGTTGCAGAGATCATGCCCCCATCTGAAAATGTACCTTTGATAG GGAAGTACTACATAGCAACTATGACCATGATCACAGCTTCCACTGCATTGACAATCATTATAATGAATCTCCATCATTGTGGCTCAGAAGCAAAGCCTGTTCCACAGTGGGCCAAGGTGGTTATTTTGGACTATATgtcaaaaatctgttttgtttatGACGTGGGTGAAAATTGCACAAGtccaaaaagagagaaggaagaagaatgCAGATTAGAGGGGGATGATGGGTGCCAGAGGAGGCACAAAGAGGTAAGGAGTCCTCTTCCCACTAGGAATGATGACTGCAACCTCAATGGAAATTGGAATAAAAGTTATGGAGTTCATGGTGAAAATGCTAGGGAGACTGTTAATTGCTGTTCTTGTTACAAAATGCTGATTAAAAATATTGAGTATATTGCTAATTGTGTAAGAGACCATAAAGCAAACCGGGCCAAAGGAATTGAGTGGAAAAAAGTTGCAAAAGTGATGGACAGGTTTTtcatgtggattttttttatcatggTGTTCTTTATGAGTGTGCTGATCATTGGGAAAGCTGCCTAA